From one Catellatospora sp. IY07-71 genomic stretch:
- a CDS encoding NAD(P)/FAD-dependent oxidoreductase — MNSKDGPRHTRIAIIGAGFGGIGAAIRLRGAGHRDFLVFDRGAEVGGTWRDNTYPGCACDVPSHLYSFSFARNPGWSRSFSPQPEIWAYLRRCADEHGVRPHLRLGHEVHGAAWDAESQVWRLDTSHGVYSADVLVAAGGPLTEPSIPDLPGLAGFRGETFHSARWRHDLDLRGRRIAVVGTGASAIQFVPRLAPQAARLTLFQRTPAWVLPRGDRRITTLERRLFRAAPVTHRLARTAAYWGRELQGTAFLRPALMRVGQAVARRHLRRSVADPALREKLTPRYTMGCKRVLLSDDFYPALARDNVDVVTEPITRVTADGVVTADGRTHAVDTIVFGTGFHVTDLPMAHAIRGTDARTLAEHWAGGMYAYRGVAVSGFPNLFLLLGPNTGLGHNSVVFMIECQLGYLLGALRHLDRTGAAIEPDPDTQRRYNEALDRRMAGTVWSTGGCRSWYLDEHGRNSTLWPGYTWTYWLRTRRFDPGAYRAVPARAATAGATR; from the coding sequence GTGAACAGCAAGGACGGGCCCCGCCACACCCGCATCGCGATCATCGGGGCCGGGTTCGGCGGCATCGGCGCGGCGATCCGGCTGCGCGGCGCGGGCCACCGCGACTTCCTGGTGTTCGACCGGGGCGCCGAGGTGGGCGGCACCTGGCGCGACAACACCTACCCCGGCTGCGCCTGCGACGTGCCGTCACACCTGTACTCCTTCTCGTTCGCCCGCAACCCCGGCTGGAGCCGCAGCTTCTCGCCGCAGCCCGAGATCTGGGCCTACCTGCGCCGCTGCGCCGACGAGCACGGCGTACGCCCGCACCTGCGGCTGGGCCACGAGGTGCACGGCGCGGCCTGGGACGCCGAGTCCCAGGTGTGGCGGCTGGACACCTCACACGGGGTGTACTCGGCCGACGTGCTGGTCGCGGCGGGCGGGCCGCTCACCGAGCCGTCCATCCCGGACCTGCCCGGCCTGGCGGGCTTCCGGGGCGAGACGTTCCACTCCGCGCGCTGGCGGCACGACCTCGACCTGCGCGGGCGGCGGATCGCCGTCGTCGGCACCGGCGCCTCGGCGATCCAGTTCGTGCCGCGGCTCGCGCCGCAGGCCGCGCGGCTGACGCTGTTCCAGCGCACCCCGGCCTGGGTGCTGCCGCGCGGCGACCGGCGGATCACCACGCTGGAGCGGCGGCTGTTCCGCGCCGCGCCGGTCACCCACCGGCTGGCCCGGACCGCCGCCTACTGGGGCCGCGAACTGCAGGGCACCGCGTTCCTACGCCCGGCGCTGATGCGGGTGGGCCAGGCCGTCGCCCGGCGGCACCTGCGCCGCTCGGTGGCCGACCCGGCGCTGCGGGAGAAGCTGACCCCGCGCTACACCATGGGCTGCAAGCGCGTGCTGCTGTCCGACGACTTCTATCCCGCGCTGGCGCGCGACAACGTGGACGTGGTCACCGAGCCGATCACCCGGGTCACCGCGGACGGGGTGGTCACCGCGGACGGGCGTACCCACGCCGTGGACACGATCGTGTTCGGCACCGGCTTCCACGTCACCGACCTGCCGATGGCGCACGCCATCCGGGGCACCGACGCGCGCACCCTGGCCGAGCACTGGGCGGGCGGCATGTACGCCTACCGCGGCGTCGCCGTGTCCGGCTTCCCGAACCTGTTCCTGCTGCTCGGGCCGAACACCGGGCTAGGCCACAACTCGGTGGTCTTCATGATCGAATGCCAGCTCGGCTACCTCCTCGGCGCGCTGCGGCACCTGGACCGGACCGGTGCCGCCATCGAGCCCGACCCGGACACGCAGCGGCGCTACAACGAGGCGCTGGACCGGCGGATGGCCGGCACGGTGTGGAGCACCGGCGGCTGCCGCAGCTGGTATCTCGACGAGCACGGCCGCAACTCGACCCTGTGGCCGGGCTACACCTGGACGTACTGGCTGCGTACGCGGCGCTTCGACCCCGGCGCGTACCGGGCCGTGCCCGCCCGCGCCGCGACCGCCGGGGCGACCCGGTGA
- a CDS encoding transglycosylase domain-containing protein — translation MPQLTRMTRLTLVAVVAGAVVAAGAMPAAALANWAVEQSAPAYDELPEVLKHPTTAQASYLYANDGKTVVTTFYDENRRDVTLAEVAPVAAQAVVAAEDARFYSHHGVDLKGVLRAVVANGTSGGVSQGASTLTMQYVRNVLKGDPSLSPEERAAATEQSATRKIREARYALAVEKQLTKEQILERYLNIAYFGAGAYGIYAASHTYFSKDPAKLTLGEGSLLAGLLQSPEADNPLTGDEKQALGRREYVLAAMTGTGAITQAQADAARAVTPKFKRGASPNDCTASRAGWGFFCDYFRSWWRDQSAFGDTAEQREQALRQGGYRIVTTLDPKLQNAAQQQVTKVYGYANKRALPMAVVQPGTGKVLALAVNRHYSAAAGAGNTMNQLVAGGGSVYGYQAGSTFKMFTMLAALEAGKTLDTTFDSPSRLKTIWPEPKDSPVSCDGYWCPKNDNSSWMDGRRNMWTGFGRSVNTYFVWLEQETGADKTIEMAQRLGVKFRHPNDAEHAATDAAGWGSFVLGASLTTPLDLANAYATLAADGRYCTPQPVESVTDAAGRALDVVHPGCGQALDPEVARAATDAARCPVGQSGAFGRCDGGTATAVSGLLGGRPVAGKTGSSQDNMTETFAAFTPQLAAAAIAANPDSHADAVGAAVLPKVYRAVAQTLATGSEGLEVKDFPAPSQERAFAPRQQEPEEKPKPDESRDDRERDNDNRRGNDGDHSGNGNDNRGDDGSGDDGGSEDEGGSGGRDDSGSRFRLPFGIGG, via the coding sequence ATGCCGCAGCTCACCCGGATGACCCGTCTCACTCTGGTGGCCGTGGTCGCCGGGGCGGTCGTCGCCGCCGGGGCCATGCCCGCCGCGGCGCTGGCCAACTGGGCCGTGGAGCAGTCCGCGCCGGCGTACGACGAGCTGCCGGAGGTGCTCAAGCACCCGACCACGGCGCAGGCGAGCTACCTGTACGCCAACGACGGCAAGACCGTGGTCACCACCTTCTACGACGAGAACCGGCGCGACGTGACCCTGGCCGAGGTGGCCCCGGTCGCGGCGCAGGCCGTGGTCGCGGCCGAGGACGCGCGCTTCTACTCGCACCACGGCGTCGACCTCAAGGGCGTGCTGCGCGCGGTGGTCGCCAACGGCACCAGCGGCGGCGTCTCCCAGGGCGCCTCGACGCTGACCATGCAGTACGTGCGCAACGTGCTCAAGGGCGACCCGTCGCTGTCGCCGGAGGAGCGGGCGGCCGCCACCGAGCAGTCCGCCACCCGCAAGATCCGTGAGGCGCGGTACGCGCTGGCGGTGGAGAAGCAGCTCACCAAGGAGCAGATCCTCGAGCGCTACCTGAACATCGCGTACTTCGGCGCCGGGGCGTACGGCATCTACGCCGCCTCGCACACGTACTTCTCGAAGGACCCGGCGAAGCTGACCCTGGGCGAGGGATCGCTGCTGGCCGGGCTGCTGCAGTCGCCCGAGGCGGACAACCCGCTGACCGGCGACGAGAAGCAGGCGCTCGGCCGGCGCGAGTACGTGCTGGCCGCGATGACCGGCACCGGCGCGATCACGCAGGCGCAGGCCGACGCGGCGCGCGCGGTCACCCCGAAGTTCAAGCGCGGCGCCAGCCCCAACGACTGCACCGCCTCGCGCGCGGGCTGGGGCTTCTTCTGCGACTACTTCCGCAGCTGGTGGCGGGACCAGAGCGCGTTCGGCGACACCGCCGAGCAGCGCGAGCAGGCGCTGCGGCAGGGCGGCTACCGCATCGTCACCACGCTGGACCCGAAGCTGCAGAACGCGGCCCAGCAGCAGGTCACCAAGGTGTACGGGTACGCGAACAAGCGCGCCCTGCCGATGGCCGTGGTGCAGCCGGGCACCGGCAAGGTGCTGGCGCTGGCGGTCAACCGGCACTACAGCGCCGCGGCCGGCGCCGGCAACACCATGAACCAGCTCGTCGCGGGCGGCGGCAGCGTCTACGGCTACCAGGCCGGCTCGACGTTCAAGATGTTCACCATGCTCGCCGCGCTGGAGGCCGGCAAGACGCTGGACACCACTTTCGACTCGCCGTCGCGGCTGAAGACGATCTGGCCGGAGCCGAAGGACAGCCCGGTCAGCTGCGACGGCTACTGGTGCCCGAAGAACGACAACAGCTCCTGGATGGACGGCAGGCGCAACATGTGGACCGGTTTCGGCCGGTCGGTGAACACGTACTTCGTGTGGCTGGAGCAGGAGACCGGCGCGGACAAGACCATCGAGATGGCGCAGCGCCTCGGGGTGAAGTTCCGCCACCCGAACGATGCCGAGCACGCCGCGACCGACGCGGCCGGCTGGGGCTCGTTCGTGCTGGGCGCCTCGCTGACCACCCCGCTGGACCTCGCGAACGCGTACGCGACGCTGGCCGCCGACGGCCGCTACTGCACGCCGCAGCCGGTGGAGTCGGTGACCGACGCCGCGGGCCGCGCGCTGGACGTGGTCCACCCCGGCTGCGGCCAGGCGCTCGACCCGGAGGTGGCCCGCGCGGCGACCGACGCGGCGCGCTGCCCGGTCGGCCAGAGCGGCGCCTTCGGCCGCTGCGACGGCGGCACCGCGACCGCCGTGTCCGGGCTGCTCGGCGGCCGTCCCGTCGCGGGCAAGACCGGTAGCTCGCAGGACAACATGACGGAGACGTTCGCGGCGTTCACCCCGCAGCTCGCGGCGGCGGCGATCGCGGCCAACCCGGACAGCCACGCCGACGCGGTGGGCGCCGCGGTGCTGCCGAAGGTGTACCGGGCGGTCGCGCAGACGCTGGCCACCGGCTCGGAGGGGCTGGAGGTCAAGGACTTCCCGGCCCCGTCGCAGGAACGGGCGTTCGCCCCGCGCCAGCAGGAGCCCGAGGAGAAGCCGAAGCCTGACGAGTCCCGCGACGACCGTGAGCGCGACAACGACAACCGCCGCGGCAACGACGGCGACCACTCGGGCAACGGCAACGACAACCGCGGTGACGACGGCTCCGGCGACGACGGCGGCTCGGAGGACGAGGGCGGCTCCGGCGGCCGGGACGACAGCGGCAGCCGCTTCCGCCTGCCGTTCGGCATCGGCGGCTGA
- a CDS encoding glycoside hydrolase family 6 protein: MRFPITLSGRRKAIALTGASALVVAGLVTLPAAMAHAAPGCDITYATNEWTEAPGSGGFTANITVKNTGDALTSWTLRYSYANGQTLTLPGWSANWAQSGANVTASNLSYNGALATGASTSIGINGRWSGSNAKPTSFTLNNTTCTTGGVTPSPSTSPSTGPSPSTSPSSSPSPQARSIIISPASVSVAEGSSSSVTVKLSAAPTSNVTVTLARSGDTSITAPSSVTLTPSNAVAGVAVSIAAAEDSDQTHGTATVAASASGYTGASLAVTEIDNDITQSGKVDNPYAGATGYVNPNWRSRAVAEPGGSRVANTSTGIWLDRIAAIAGNSTTMGLRAHLDEAVLQDAANGSAALTIQFVIYNLPGRDCSALASNGELGVDELPRYKAEYIDPIAAIMSDTKYSNLRIVAIIEIDSLPNLVTNLNIAKCATMNSNGGYVKGVGYALNKLGAIANVYNYIDSAHHGWIGWDTNFGPTAVKLKEAAVAEGSTVSKVHGFITNTSNYSALVEPYINISGTIGGQPVRQAKWVDWNYYADELSFAQAFRNRLVQEGFTSNIGMLIDTSRNGWGNCVQTPCQPIQTTRPTAASTSTVLDTYINQSRIDRRIHPGNWCNQAGAGMGERPTAAPQPGIDAYVWIKPPGESDGSSSLIPNDEGKGFDRMCDPTYTGNQLNGNNMTGSLGNAPISGQWFSAQFQQLMANAYPPLS, from the coding sequence ATGAGATTCCCGATCACCCTGTCCGGAAGGCGCAAGGCGATAGCGCTGACCGGCGCGAGCGCCCTCGTGGTAGCGGGCCTCGTGACGCTGCCCGCCGCGATGGCGCACGCCGCACCCGGCTGCGACATCACCTACGCCACCAACGAGTGGACCGAGGCGCCGGGCTCCGGCGGCTTCACCGCCAACATCACCGTGAAGAACACCGGTGACGCGCTCACCAGCTGGACGCTGCGCTACTCGTACGCCAACGGCCAGACCCTCACCCTGCCCGGCTGGTCGGCCAACTGGGCCCAGTCCGGCGCGAACGTCACCGCCTCGAACCTGTCCTACAACGGCGCGCTGGCCACCGGCGCGTCGACCAGCATCGGCATCAACGGCCGCTGGTCGGGCAGCAACGCCAAGCCGACGTCGTTCACGCTGAACAACACCACCTGCACCACCGGCGGCGTGACCCCGAGCCCGAGCACCAGCCCGAGCACCGGCCCGAGCCCCAGCACGAGCCCGAGCAGCAGCCCGAGCCCGCAGGCCCGCTCGATCATCATCTCGCCGGCGTCGGTGAGCGTGGCCGAGGGCTCCAGCTCCTCGGTGACGGTCAAGCTGAGCGCCGCGCCGACCTCCAACGTGACCGTGACGCTGGCCCGCTCCGGCGACACCAGCATCACCGCCCCGTCCTCGGTCACCCTGACTCCGTCGAACGCGGTGGCGGGTGTGGCCGTCTCCATCGCCGCCGCCGAGGACAGCGACCAGACCCACGGCACCGCGACCGTCGCGGCGTCCGCCTCGGGCTACACCGGCGCCTCGCTGGCGGTCACCGAGATCGACAACGACATCACGCAGAGCGGCAAGGTCGACAACCCGTACGCCGGCGCGACCGGCTACGTGAACCCGAACTGGCGCTCCCGGGCCGTCGCCGAGCCGGGCGGCTCGCGGGTGGCCAACACCTCCACCGGCATCTGGCTGGACCGGATCGCGGCCATCGCGGGCAACAGCACCACCATGGGCCTGCGGGCGCACCTGGACGAGGCCGTGCTGCAGGACGCCGCCAACGGCTCCGCCGCGCTGACCATCCAGTTCGTCATCTACAACCTGCCCGGCCGCGACTGCTCGGCGCTCGCGTCCAACGGTGAGCTGGGCGTCGACGAGCTGCCGCGCTACAAGGCGGAGTACATCGACCCGATCGCGGCGATCATGTCCGACACGAAGTACAGCAACCTGCGCATCGTGGCGATCATCGAGATCGACTCGCTGCCGAACCTGGTGACCAACCTCAACATCGCCAAGTGCGCCACGATGAACTCCAACGGCGGCTACGTCAAGGGCGTCGGGTACGCGCTGAACAAGCTGGGCGCCATCGCGAACGTGTACAACTACATCGACTCGGCCCACCACGGCTGGATCGGCTGGGACACCAACTTCGGCCCGACCGCGGTCAAGCTGAAGGAGGCGGCGGTCGCCGAGGGCAGCACGGTCAGCAAGGTGCACGGCTTCATCACCAACACCTCCAACTACTCGGCGCTGGTCGAGCCGTACATCAACATCAGCGGCACCATCGGCGGCCAGCCGGTGCGCCAGGCCAAGTGGGTCGACTGGAACTACTACGCCGACGAGCTGTCGTTCGCGCAGGCGTTCCGCAACCGCCTGGTCCAGGAGGGCTTCACCTCCAACATCGGCATGCTGATCGACACCTCGCGCAACGGCTGGGGCAACTGCGTGCAGACCCCGTGCCAGCCGATCCAGACCACCCGTCCCACCGCGGCCAGCACCTCGACCGTGCTGGACACCTACATCAACCAGTCGCGCATCGACCGGCGTATCCACCCCGGCAACTGGTGCAACCAGGCCGGTGCCGGCATGGGCGAGCGCCCGACCGCCGCGCCGCAGCCCGGCATCGACGCCTACGTCTGGATCAAGCCTCCGGGCGAGTCCGACGGCTCCAGCTCCCTCATTCCGAACGACGAGGGCAAGGGCTTCGACCGGATGTGCGACCCGACCTACACCGGTAACCAGCTCAACGGCAACAACATGACCGGCTCGCTGGGCAACGCCCCGATCTCGGGCCAGTGGTTCTCGGCCCAGTTCCAGCAGCTGATGGCCAACGCCTACCCCCCGCTGTCCTGA
- a CDS encoding TetR/AcrR family transcriptional regulator — translation MAAPTRTFESVRRDLTTALATCVAEKGYASTTIADVVALARVSKRTFYEHFSAKEECLMALYEHVCDRLMLIIRAAASGDQPWPQRISDGAAAYLGALETMPAFTRTMLVEVQAAGHRAFQLRQRTLQRFAGTLVDLVEGGRLTDPELQPLSQPQALAIVGGINELLLHAIDPYADTAGPDVQGRFAALHEDVVRLISAVLKG, via the coding sequence ATGGCCGCCCCCACCAGAACGTTCGAGTCCGTCCGGCGCGACCTGACCACGGCGCTGGCCACCTGCGTGGCGGAGAAGGGTTACGCGTCCACCACCATCGCCGACGTCGTGGCGCTGGCCCGCGTCTCCAAGCGCACGTTCTACGAGCACTTCTCCGCCAAGGAGGAGTGCCTGATGGCGCTGTACGAGCACGTCTGCGACCGGCTCATGCTGATCATCAGGGCGGCCGCCTCCGGTGACCAGCCGTGGCCGCAGCGCATCAGCGACGGCGCCGCGGCGTATCTCGGCGCGCTGGAGACCATGCCCGCGTTCACCCGGACCATGCTGGTCGAGGTGCAGGCGGCCGGGCACCGCGCGTTCCAGCTGCGCCAGCGCACCCTGCAGCGCTTCGCCGGCACGCTGGTCGACCTGGTCGAGGGCGGCCGGCTCACCGACCCCGAGCTGCAGCCGCTGTCGCAGCCGCAGGCGCTGGCCATCGTCGGCGGGATCAACGAGCTGCTGCTGCACGCCATCGACCCGTACGCCGACACCGCCGGCCCGGACGTGCAGGGTCGCTTCGCCGCGCTGCACGAGGACGTGGTCCGCCTGATCTCGGCGGTGCTCAAGGGCTGA